Proteins co-encoded in one Flavobacteriaceae bacterium MAR_2009_75 genomic window:
- a CDS encoding RNA polymerase sigma-70 factor (ECF subfamily), protein MNINSDSELLKGLYKGEVSSFKSIYDRYFGALYQYSFNILKKRAVCEDIVQEIFISLWTRREKATIKQLKPYLFQAVKHQIFNHFRANKFTLEDLTRLNIIDLSMNISRDIEFDELEQLVRSTVVRLPKRCRHIFILSRYQHKSNKEIAEELEISVQAVKNQISKALTFLKANLQYEEIMLVLMLFYR, encoded by the coding sequence ATGAATATTAATAGTGACTCAGAACTACTAAAAGGACTATACAAGGGAGAAGTTTCTTCCTTTAAGTCAATTTATGACAGGTATTTTGGAGCACTATATCAATATTCCTTTAATATTTTAAAGAAAAGAGCAGTCTGCGAAGACATAGTACAAGAAATTTTTATTTCTCTTTGGACTAGAAGAGAAAAGGCCACTATTAAGCAATTAAAGCCATATCTTTTTCAAGCTGTCAAACACCAAATTTTCAACCATTTTAGGGCAAATAAATTTACCCTAGAAGATTTGACAAGGTTGAATATTATTGATTTGTCAATGAATATTTCTAGAGACATTGAATTTGATGAGTTGGAGCAACTGGTGCGAAGTACTGTCGTTCGCTTGCCTAAACGTTGTAGGCATATTTTCATTCTCAGTCGTTATCAGCATAAATCAAATAAGGAAATTGCCGAAGAGCTTGAAATTTCCGTTCAGGCTGTCAAAAATCAGATCTCGAAAGCACTTACCTTTTTAAAAGCGAACCTACAATATGAGGAAATCATGTTAGTGTTAATGTTATTTTACAGGTAA
- a CDS encoding septum formation protein yields MLNNKLNGYTLILGSGSPRRQQYLKEMGLKFEIRLKSVEEVYPKNLKAGEISDFLAILKASAFKDSLVPKEILITSDTVVWHNGKSLAKAADEQEAYDMLRTMSNDWHEVVTSVSFTTVNDQRIVRQTTQVKFKELSEEEIKYYITNFQPFDKAGAYGIQEWIGLIGIEEIRGSYPNVVGLPTQLVYSTLLEMVG; encoded by the coding sequence ATGTTAAACAATAAATTAAACGGTTACACCTTAATACTTGGTTCAGGCTCACCTAGAAGACAACAATACTTAAAGGAAATGGGGCTCAAATTCGAAATTCGTTTAAAGAGTGTTGAAGAAGTGTACCCAAAAAACCTAAAGGCCGGTGAAATTTCAGACTTTCTGGCCATTTTAAAAGCATCGGCTTTCAAAGATAGCCTTGTTCCCAAAGAAATACTTATCACCTCAGATACAGTGGTTTGGCACAATGGTAAATCTTTGGCCAAGGCCGCTGATGAGCAAGAGGCTTATGATATGTTGCGAACCATGTCTAACGATTGGCACGAGGTGGTTACCTCTGTAAGCTTTACTACCGTAAACGACCAAAGAATCGTACGACAGACCACTCAGGTTAAATTCAAAGAACTTTCTGAAGAAGAAATCAAATATTATATCACCAACTTTCAACCTTTCGATAAAGCCGGTGCATATGGTATTCAAGAATGGATAGGATTGATTGGAATCGAAGAAATAAGAGGGTCGTACCCCAATGTGGTCGGTCTGCCCACGCAATTGGTTTATTCGACGCTTTTGGAAATGGTCGGTTAA
- a CDS encoding LmbE family N-acetylglucosaminyl deacetylase, with product MRYLLVFVTGILFSQNIAFSQAPVQYSSSEIYHSLQKLNFLGTALYVAAHPDDENTRLISYLSNEVKARTGYLSLTRGDGGQNLIGPELRELLGVLRTQELLAARRVDGGEQFFSRANDFGYSKHPDETLEIWNKDDVLGDVVWAIRKFKPDVIINRFDHRSPGSTHGHHTASAMLSMEAFDLANDANSYADQLEHTNLWQPKRIFFNTSWWFYGSEEKFQKADKSNMLNLDIGMYYPILGSSNNEIAALASSQHLCQGFGRLSQRGTENEYIELLKGDLPKDKSDIFDGINTSWSRIEGGKAIGELLYPIETNFNFKNPTEHLPDLLKAYNLLQNTSDEHWKTFKSKEIKDLITQITGLYLEASSTTPSSNPGGEIKINIEAVNRSNANIVLKSININPTQNGLSPLIALSPNKKENFELSIELPNSTEYTSPYWLKEKGSLGMYRVEEQTLIGKPETPRALYAQFELDFDGTTLTLVKPINYRFAKPDKGELFQPFEVLPEATASIADKVLIFADGQSKRIPVTITAHTNNVKGTVQLKHTEGWVLKTKSESFEINKEGDSQTIYFTLTPPKDENQGKIEPVLTLDGQTIDKELVTIDYGHIPKQSILLPSEVKVVRLNIQKNGEHIGYIVGAGDNVPESLKQIGYIVHTISPETISKGSLEKYDAVVVGIRAYNVIDELKFKQRYLFDYVSNGGNLVIQYNTAGRWSKQFENISPYPLTLSRDRVTDENSAVDILAKDHAVINSPNTISTSDFEGWVQERGLYFPSEWAKEFTPILSMKDSGESAKKGSLLIAPYGKGNYIYTGLSFFRELPAGVPGAYKLFANMLSLEKNESSTQSDIKG from the coding sequence ATGCGTTATCTCTTAGTATTCGTTACCGGAATACTTTTCTCTCAGAATATCGCCTTTTCACAAGCTCCAGTTCAATATTCATCCTCAGAAATTTATCATTCTTTACAGAAGTTAAACTTTCTTGGCACGGCTCTTTATGTAGCTGCACACCCCGATGACGAGAATACCAGGCTCATATCGTACCTATCGAACGAAGTCAAGGCCAGAACGGGCTATTTATCTCTTACCAGGGGTGACGGTGGCCAGAACCTGATTGGCCCTGAATTAAGAGAATTATTAGGTGTTTTGCGTACCCAAGAACTTTTGGCGGCGAGACGAGTAGATGGTGGCGAGCAATTTTTTTCTAGGGCGAACGATTTTGGTTATTCAAAACACCCTGATGAAACCCTAGAAATTTGGAATAAAGACGATGTACTAGGTGATGTTGTTTGGGCCATAAGAAAATTCAAGCCCGATGTGATTATAAATCGTTTCGACCACCGAAGCCCCGGTAGCACACATGGCCACCATACTGCATCGGCTATGTTAAGCATGGAAGCCTTTGATTTGGCCAACGATGCAAATTCATATGCCGATCAACTCGAACACACTAACCTTTGGCAACCAAAAAGAATATTTTTTAATACTTCTTGGTGGTTCTATGGAAGCGAAGAAAAATTTCAAAAAGCCGATAAATCTAATATGCTAAACTTAGATATCGGCATGTATTACCCCATTTTGGGCAGTTCCAATAACGAAATTGCCGCTTTGGCGAGTAGTCAACACCTTTGCCAGGGTTTTGGGCGTTTATCACAGCGTGGCACCGAAAACGAATATATTGAGTTGCTGAAAGGTGACCTACCAAAAGATAAAAGTGATATTTTCGACGGAATTAATACATCTTGGTCACGAATCGAAGGCGGCAAAGCTATTGGCGAACTTTTATACCCTATTGAAACCAATTTCAATTTTAAAAACCCGACCGAACATCTACCTGACCTTCTGAAGGCTTACAACCTCTTGCAGAATACTTCCGATGAGCATTGGAAAACATTCAAATCAAAAGAAATCAAAGACTTAATCACTCAAATTACCGGTCTTTATCTCGAAGCTTCATCAACCACACCCTCAAGCAACCCAGGAGGTGAAATCAAAATAAATATTGAAGCTGTCAATCGCAGTAATGCCAACATCGTATTAAAATCAATTAATATCAATCCGACTCAAAACGGACTATCTCCTTTAATCGCACTTAGCCCGAATAAAAAAGAAAATTTTGAATTGAGTATTGAACTTCCGAATTCCACAGAATATACCAGCCCATATTGGTTGAAAGAAAAGGGCAGTCTAGGCATGTATCGGGTAGAAGAACAAACGCTTATCGGTAAACCGGAAACACCTCGTGCACTTTATGCCCAATTTGAACTGGATTTTGATGGAACCACCTTAACATTAGTCAAGCCAATTAACTATCGTTTCGCAAAGCCTGATAAGGGAGAACTGTTTCAACCTTTTGAAGTTCTTCCTGAGGCTACGGCAAGTATTGCAGACAAGGTTCTTATTTTTGCCGATGGACAATCAAAAAGAATTCCTGTTACGATTACTGCACACACTAACAATGTAAAAGGTACAGTTCAACTAAAGCATACCGAAGGGTGGGTGCTTAAAACGAAATCCGAATCTTTTGAAATCAATAAAGAAGGAGACTCTCAAACCATTTATTTTACCCTAACACCTCCAAAAGATGAAAATCAAGGTAAGATAGAACCGGTACTCACCTTAGATGGTCAGACTATCGATAAAGAACTGGTGACTATCGATTACGGGCATATTCCGAAGCAAAGTATACTTCTACCTTCTGAGGTCAAAGTAGTTCGATTGAATATTCAGAAAAATGGAGAGCATATTGGCTATATCGTAGGTGCGGGAGATAATGTACCTGAAAGTCTCAAGCAAATTGGCTACATCGTTCATACCATTTCGCCAGAAACCATTTCTAAAGGTTCTCTTGAAAAATATGATGCAGTGGTGGTAGGTATTCGTGCTTATAACGTAATCGATGAATTGAAGTTTAAACAACGTTATTTATTCGATTATGTAAGTAACGGAGGTAATCTAGTTATTCAATATAATACCGCTGGTCGATGGAGCAAACAATTTGAAAACATATCTCCATACCCATTGACCCTTTCTCGCGATCGGGTAACCGATGAAAATTCGGCAGTAGACATTCTAGCTAAAGACCATGCCGTAATCAATAGCCCCAATACGATTTCTACCTCTGATTTCGAGGGATGGGTGCAAGAACGCGGGCTTTACTTTCCCAGTGAATGGGCTAAAGAATTTACCCCTATATTGTCGATGAAAGATTCTGGCGAAAGTGCTAAAAAAGGTAGTTTGTTGATTGCACCGTATGGCAAGGGAAATTATATTTATACCGGTCTAAGTTTCTTTAGAGAACTGCCCGCCGGAGTACCAGGAGCTTACAAGCTGTTCGCAAATATGCTTTCTTTAGAAAAGAACGAATCATCTACACAATCTGATATAAAAGGATAA
- a CDS encoding Rossmann-like domain-containing protein produces MLKVSIIGTGNVAKHLYNAFFKAEIVEIIQVVGRNKKALSSFGIEEKTTSDFSEIEDADIYVVAVSDSAISAVSQKLESKSGLVAHTSGASSIEMLSKHKAYGVFYPLQTFSKDQKIDFRKVPVCVEGSTKSNMTILKKLGSEISESVHEVDSEQRQTLHLSAVFVNNFTNHLFYIGNKICEENQLPFDLLKPLIEETVQKLKSTTPFNAQTGPARRGDQETLISHMEQLGSLQDKEIYNLLSQSIQSTYGKKL; encoded by the coding sequence ATGCTTAAAGTAAGTATTATTGGAACTGGTAACGTGGCCAAACATTTGTACAACGCTTTTTTCAAAGCTGAAATTGTTGAGATTATACAAGTGGTCGGTCGAAACAAAAAAGCCCTTTCGAGCTTTGGTATAGAGGAAAAAACGACTTCTGATTTTTCAGAGATTGAAGATGCCGATATTTACGTTGTCGCAGTAAGCGATTCCGCCATATCTGCTGTTTCTCAAAAACTTGAAAGCAAATCTGGGCTTGTCGCTCATACATCAGGAGCAAGTTCAATTGAAATGCTTTCTAAACATAAGGCCTACGGTGTTTTTTATCCCCTGCAAACATTTAGTAAAGACCAAAAAATTGATTTTAGAAAGGTACCCGTTTGTGTCGAGGGCAGTACTAAATCAAACATGACAATACTAAAAAAGTTGGGTAGTGAAATTTCCGAGAGCGTTCATGAAGTAGATTCAGAACAACGACAAACATTGCACCTTTCTGCCGTGTTTGTCAATAATTTCACCAACCACTTATTTTATATAGGAAATAAAATCTGTGAGGAAAATCAACTTCCTTTTGACCTCTTAAAGCCTCTGATAGAAGAAACCGTTCAAAAATTAAAGAGCACGACCCCTTTTAATGCGCAAACCGGACCTGCCCGAAGAGGAGACCAAGAAACCCTAATTTCGCATATGGAGCAATTGGGAAGTTTACAAGACAAAGAAATCTATAATTTACTGAGCCAATCGATACAAAGCACCTATGGAAAAAAGTTATAA
- a CDS encoding cytochrome c-type biogenesis protein CcsB, whose product MPAENQIQPRIMQKLKNLLFSTRLMAMLFIAFAVAMGFGTFIESKYSTETARIWIYNAWWFEAIMVFFVINFIGNIKRYRLLRWEKWPVLVLHLSWVLIIVGAFVTRYISYEGMMPIREGEAEKVFYSDKTFLTAYIDGKINGEPKRKTLQEDLIVTAQDIKTNLPWNSDFNGQPFTISYVDFIEGAEEGLIPDENGKEYLKIVEAGDGQRHEHYLENGQVSSIHNVLFSLNKETEGAINIISTNDGFQLKTPFEGNFMRMADQFQGQVLKDSIQPLQLRSLYQMAGMQFVIPDPIVKGSYGVVKVPKEKITDATLDALIVEISSNGESVQKKLLGGKGTSEFSEKLSVGGLEFMLSYGSKVYELPFSIKLNDFIAEKYPGTEKGYSSFMSKVTVQDERSFDYDIFMNNILDHQGYRFFQSSFHPDEKGTILSVNHDKWGTWITYLGYFLLYIGLMGIMFFGKTRFKDLGKSLDKLKSKKAKLTTVLLVGVVLNLSAQHSADDGHDHSNDLPTSAQIDSLIRTTIVSEEHAEKFGKLVVQDEGGRMKPLHTFSSELLRKLSLKDKFHDMNADQVFISMMLNPPAWYNAEFLAIDKKGKNDSIRKVIGVPKGQKYAKATDFFDATGNYKLEPYLREATATNIPDKFEQDYKDANIRLSVLDQALSGRIVKIFPLLNDENNKWISAVEFRGGQYQVHDSLYSNFIKNSVPYYLMTLRKAITTNDYTDADKLLEAFKQNQKNHGSEVLPSDTKIDTEVIYNKLGIFNQLWRLYPIIGLFFFFILIFQIFKDRAIWRVGNYFFKGTIIILFLWHTVGLILRWYISGHAPWTNAYESILYVSWATMGMGLLFTKKSDMTLASSAFVAGMLLWIAHQNWVDPAIGNLVPVLDSYWLMVHVAVIVASYGPLFVGAILGFVSLLLMILTTKKNRKRMEFNIQELTIINELAITVGLVMLTIGNFLGGQWANESWGRYWGWDPKETWALISIMVYAFVIHTRLVPGLRGKWTFNFFSLISIGSIMMTYFGVNYYLVGLHSYGQSGSAAITPDYIWYIALGMLVIGALSFWRYKVNFSK is encoded by the coding sequence TTGCCTGCTGAAAACCAAATTCAGCCACGAATAATGCAAAAGCTCAAAAATTTACTGTTTTCCACAAGATTGATGGCAATGCTTTTTATAGCATTTGCTGTTGCAATGGGCTTCGGTACCTTTATTGAAAGTAAATATAGTACCGAAACAGCAAGAATTTGGATCTATAATGCGTGGTGGTTCGAAGCCATAATGGTGTTTTTCGTTATAAATTTTATTGGCAATATTAAGCGATATCGACTTTTAAGATGGGAAAAATGGCCGGTATTGGTTCTTCACCTTTCTTGGGTTTTGATTATTGTTGGTGCGTTCGTTACCCGATATATAAGTTACGAGGGCATGATGCCTATTCGGGAAGGTGAGGCGGAAAAGGTTTTCTATTCAGATAAGACTTTTTTAACCGCCTATATAGATGGTAAAATTAATGGTGAACCGAAAAGAAAAACGTTACAGGAAGATTTGATCGTAACAGCCCAAGATATTAAAACGAATCTACCTTGGAACTCCGATTTTAATGGGCAACCGTTTACCATTTCTTATGTAGATTTTATTGAAGGGGCTGAGGAAGGGCTGATTCCCGATGAAAACGGAAAAGAATATCTCAAAATAGTTGAGGCTGGTGACGGTCAACGTCATGAACATTACTTAGAAAACGGTCAGGTGTCGAGTATTCATAATGTTCTTTTTAGCCTTAATAAAGAAACCGAAGGCGCTATTAATATTATTTCTACAAATGATGGTTTTCAATTAAAAACTCCTTTTGAGGGCAACTTTATGCGAATGGCTGACCAGTTTCAAGGCCAGGTGCTAAAAGATAGCATTCAGCCGCTTCAACTACGTTCGCTATATCAAATGGCAGGCATGCAATTTGTTATTCCTGACCCTATCGTGAAAGGTTCTTACGGAGTGGTCAAAGTTCCAAAAGAGAAAATTACAGATGCCACCCTTGATGCTTTGATTGTAGAAATTTCTTCTAATGGTGAATCGGTTCAGAAAAAGTTATTGGGAGGTAAAGGCACCTCTGAGTTTTCTGAAAAGTTAAGTGTTGGTGGCTTAGAGTTTATGCTGAGCTATGGATCTAAGGTTTATGAGTTACCATTCAGTATAAAATTGAACGATTTTATTGCGGAAAAGTACCCTGGAACAGAGAAGGGATATTCTTCTTTTATGAGCAAGGTTACTGTTCAAGATGAACGATCGTTTGATTATGACATTTTTATGAATAATATTTTAGACCATCAGGGGTATCGCTTTTTTCAATCAAGTTTTCACCCTGATGAAAAAGGAACTATTCTATCGGTCAATCACGATAAATGGGGTACTTGGATCACCTATTTGGGCTATTTTCTTCTGTATATAGGCTTGATGGGTATTATGTTCTTTGGGAAAACCCGTTTCAAAGATTTAGGTAAATCATTAGATAAATTAAAATCTAAGAAAGCAAAACTTACCACAGTTTTGCTAGTGGGGGTAGTGTTAAATTTATCTGCCCAACATTCTGCCGATGATGGCCATGACCACTCGAACGACTTGCCCACTTCGGCACAGATAGATTCGTTGATACGAACTACTATTGTTTCTGAAGAACACGCCGAAAAATTCGGAAAATTAGTGGTTCAAGACGAGGGTGGGCGTATGAAACCCCTTCATACTTTCTCTTCTGAATTACTACGTAAACTGAGTTTAAAAGATAAGTTTCATGATATGAACGCCGATCAGGTGTTCATTTCTATGATGCTCAACCCACCGGCTTGGTACAATGCTGAATTTTTGGCCATTGATAAAAAGGGAAAAAATGATAGCATTCGAAAAGTAATCGGAGTTCCAAAGGGACAGAAGTATGCCAAGGCTACCGATTTTTTTGATGCCACTGGAAATTATAAACTTGAACCTTATTTACGCGAGGCAACGGCCACCAATATACCTGATAAATTCGAACAAGATTATAAAGATGCGAATATTAGGCTAAGTGTATTAGACCAGGCACTAAGTGGCAGAATTGTTAAGATATTTCCATTATTGAACGATGAGAATAATAAATGGATATCAGCGGTAGAATTTCGTGGGGGCCAGTATCAAGTACACGATTCCCTCTATTCGAACTTCATAAAAAACTCGGTACCTTACTATTTAATGACCTTACGGAAGGCGATTACTACCAACGACTATACCGATGCCGACAAGCTGCTCGAAGCTTTTAAGCAAAATCAAAAAAACCATGGTAGCGAAGTTTTGCCCTCGGATACTAAAATTGATACGGAAGTCATTTATAACAAACTTGGTATTTTCAACCAACTATGGAGGCTATACCCCATAATTGGCCTGTTTTTCTTTTTCATATTGATATTTCAAATTTTTAAGGACCGTGCCATCTGGAGGGTCGGTAACTATTTCTTTAAGGGAACGATAATTATTTTGTTTCTCTGGCATACAGTCGGTTTAATTTTACGATGGTACATTTCTGGTCATGCTCCCTGGACGAATGCTTATGAGAGCATCCTTTATGTTTCTTGGGCAACCATGGGTATGGGGCTTCTTTTTACCAAAAAGAGTGATATGACTTTGGCGTCTTCGGCATTTGTTGCCGGTATGCTCTTGTGGATTGCACATCAAAATTGGGTGGATCCAGCAATTGGGAATTTAGTACCTGTACTTGACAGTTATTGGCTAATGGTTCATGTAGCGGTTATTGTTGCCAGCTATGGTCCTTTGTTTGTAGGTGCCATATTGGGGTTTGTGAGTCTTCTACTTATGATTCTTACCACAAAAAAGAACAGGAAGCGTATGGAATTCAATATTCAAGAACTGACCATTATCAACGAATTGGCCATAACGGTCGGTCTTGTAATGCTTACTATCGGTAACTTTCTTGGAGGCCAATGGGCCAACGAAAGTTGGGGTCGATACTGGGGTTGGGATCCGAAAGAGACCTGGGCGCTTATTTCAATAATGGTCTATGCCTTTGTCATTCACACCCGATTGGTTCCCGGACTTAGAGGTAAATGGACATTCAATTTCTTTAGCCTTATTTCTATAGGTAGTATTATGATGACCTATTTCGGTGTAAACTACTATTTGGTAGGTCTGCATAGCTACGGCCAAAGTGGATCAGCAGCAATTACCCCCGACTATATCTGGTATATTGCCTTGGGTATGTTGGTGATTGGGGCGCTTAGTTTTTGGCGATATAAGGTGAATTTCTCTAAATAA
- a CDS encoding FecR family protein, whose protein sequence is MNKKEAKNLFKKYLNNECTSEEIQLLYKFLESYQNDKGLDDNEFQKSRIWKNIEQKALPNKNNENYFFKLVLRYAAVFVGLFGLVYTMFWFTSSGTEEIQGTVDAILVKTSDNQQLIIRQNDNRVIRGNNGDILGRQAQDMITYENNDTEELVYNKIWVPHGKKFKLKLSDGTFVHLNSGSSLKYPIGFAKKTERRVFLKGEAYFEVAKDSNNPFKVVANEIDVNVLGTHFNVSNYDEEITYAVLAEGSVQVSHNTKNNSTASKILEPGEMASLEKDALVLSKVTVEDYINWRNGNLSFHNEHFGSIVKKIERHYNVVVKNEYSELNNQRFRGIFRSETIVDLLETFKESAEFDYLIDKNQIIIKKPN, encoded by the coding sequence ATGAATAAAAAAGAAGCTAAAAATCTCTTTAAAAAATACTTGAACAACGAATGTACTTCAGAAGAAATTCAACTGTTGTACAAGTTTTTAGAGTCGTACCAAAACGACAAAGGTTTAGATGATAATGAGTTTCAGAAAAGTAGAATTTGGAAGAATATTGAGCAAAAAGCATTGCCAAATAAGAATAACGAAAACTATTTTTTTAAACTAGTATTACGATATGCTGCCGTATTTGTCGGACTATTTGGCTTGGTATATACCATGTTTTGGTTTACAAGTTCTGGTACTGAAGAAATTCAGGGTACCGTGGATGCCATTCTTGTTAAAACGTCGGATAATCAGCAATTGATCATAAGACAAAATGACAATCGGGTTATTAGAGGGAACAACGGTGATATCTTGGGAAGACAGGCACAAGATATGATAACCTATGAGAACAATGATACCGAAGAATTGGTTTATAATAAAATATGGGTTCCCCATGGCAAGAAATTTAAGCTTAAACTCTCGGATGGTACTTTTGTACACCTTAACTCAGGGTCCAGCCTAAAATATCCCATCGGTTTTGCCAAAAAAACGGAGCGAAGGGTGTTTTTAAAGGGGGAAGCCTATTTTGAGGTTGCTAAAGACTCTAATAATCCATTTAAGGTAGTTGCCAATGAAATCGACGTGAACGTCTTGGGTACGCATTTCAATGTTAGCAACTACGACGAAGAAATTACCTATGCTGTATTGGCGGAAGGCTCCGTGCAAGTATCCCATAATACTAAAAATAATTCAACAGCTTCAAAGATTCTAGAGCCGGGGGAAATGGCATCGTTGGAAAAGGATGCGCTTGTATTGTCAAAAGTCACTGTCGAAGATTATATTAATTGGCGAAATGGAAATCTTTCATTTCATAATGAGCATTTTGGTTCCATTGTAAAAAAAATTGAAAGGCATTACAATGTAGTCGTTAAAAATGAATACAGCGAGTTAAATAATCAGCGATTCAGGGGAATTTTTAGAAGTGAAACCATTGTAGATCTTTTAGAAACTTTCAAAGAGAGCGCTGAGTTTGACTACCTTATTGACAAAAATCAAATAATCATTAAAAAACCTAATTAA
- a CDS encoding mechanosensitive ion channel-like protein codes for MEDFIGSYKHEILATVITLVIILILKFVSDKAIHKMGKISNIVEARTLLITKYASGLLTLIGLVAVSFIWGVNFKEVGLVFSSVFAVIGVALFASWSILSNITAGVILFFSFPFKIGDRVKILDKDIESEEPYLIEDIKAFHISLRKENGELLVYPNNLMMQKAVTLIYNLESTPDGSEEA; via the coding sequence ATGGAAGATTTTATTGGCAGTTACAAACACGAGATTTTAGCCACGGTAATTACCTTGGTCATAATCTTAATTTTAAAATTTGTTAGTGATAAGGCCATTCACAAAATGGGTAAGATTAGCAACATTGTAGAAGCTAGAACCCTACTCATAACAAAGTACGCTTCAGGATTGCTCACCTTAATCGGTCTAGTGGCCGTATCATTTATCTGGGGCGTTAACTTCAAAGAAGTAGGCCTCGTTTTTTCTTCTGTTTTTGCGGTTATTGGCGTCGCCCTTTTTGCGAGCTGGTCTATATTGAGCAATATTACGGCAGGGGTTATTTTGTTTTTCTCCTTTCCCTTTAAAATTGGGGACAGGGTCAAAATTCTCGACAAAGATATCGAATCAGAAGAGCCTTATTTAATTGAAGATATAAAAGCTTTTCACATAAGTTTGCGCAAAGAAAATGGTGAGTTGTTGGTTTACCCCAATAACCTGATGATGCAAAAGGCCGTCACCCTAATCTATAATCTTGAAAGTACTCCTGACGGTTCTGAAGAAGCTTAA
- a CDS encoding 3-deoxy-D-manno-octulosonate 8-phosphate phosphatase (KDO 8-P phosphatase), whose amino-acid sequence MEKSYKEYLKEIDTFVFDVDGVFTDSTLIITTEGEMLRKMSVKDGYALKTALQKGYRVCIISGGTNEGVRNRLKALGVTDIYLGAHHKMDALEEYMDIYEVSPETMLYMGDDIPDIPPMQTVALPTCPQNAVPEVKAISKYVSHKNGGEGCVRDVIEQVLKVKGDWLTNFSASND is encoded by the coding sequence ATGGAAAAAAGTTATAAAGAATATTTAAAGGAAATCGACACTTTTGTTTTTGATGTTGATGGCGTATTTACAGATAGCACCCTCATTATTACTACAGAGGGGGAAATGCTACGAAAAATGAGCGTCAAAGATGGCTATGCCCTAAAGACCGCACTACAAAAAGGGTATCGGGTATGTATCATTTCCGGAGGAACGAACGAAGGGGTCCGAAATAGGTTAAAAGCACTTGGGGTTACCGATATTTATCTTGGCGCCCATCATAAAATGGATGCCCTTGAGGAGTATATGGATATTTACGAGGTCTCACCGGAGACCATGCTGTACATGGGAGACGACATTCCCGATATACCACCAATGCAAACTGTGGCCTTACCCACATGCCCGCAAAATGCGGTCCCCGAAGTAAAAGCCATTTCGAAATACGTGTCCCATAAAAATGGTGGCGAGGGCTGTGTTCGAGATGTTATCGAACAAGTCTTGAAGGTTAAGGGAGATTGGCTGACTAATTTCAGTGCTTCAAACGATTAA